One Micromonospora sp. WMMD1120 genomic region harbors:
- a CDS encoding IS30 family transposase — translation MRRRDAAAQVGVHERTARDWDRGIRKIGNARLHPDGRRIDYTTGMTSLIAATSASSLAAVEAELHARFLTVGERELIADMRREGRSLRAIGRELGRPASTVKREVDARAVDGVYQPHRAQRAWAKSRSRPKESKLAQDGPLREFVADKLREQWSPEQICHALLIEFPDDESMRVSPETIYQAIYVQARGGLRREVAVALRTGRTRRKPHRGPQQRTRRFVDEMVMISQRPAEVEDRAVPGHWEGDLIVGPRSESAIVTLVERSTRYVLLGHLPGGHTAEEVRDVLVPLIQTLPAHLRGSLTWDQGCEMAAHKQFTVATGVPVYFCDPHSPWQRGSNENTNGLLRQYFPKSTDLSVHSPEDLEHVAQRLNSRPRKTLGWRTPAERLRDLLTTT, via the coding sequence GTGCGACGGCGCGACGCTGCGGCGCAGGTCGGGGTCCACGAACGCACTGCCCGGGACTGGGACCGTGGTATCCGGAAGATCGGCAACGCGCGCCTGCACCCCGATGGACGCAGGATCGACTACACAACGGGCATGACCAGCCTCATTGCCGCCACGTCAGCGTCGTCTCTCGCGGCGGTCGAGGCCGAGTTGCACGCTCGGTTCCTCACCGTCGGTGAGCGGGAATTGATCGCTGACATGCGTCGTGAGGGCCGGTCACTACGCGCGATCGGACGGGAACTGGGCCGACCGGCATCCACCGTCAAACGCGAGGTCGATGCCCGTGCAGTCGATGGTGTCTACCAGCCGCATCGGGCGCAGCGGGCGTGGGCGAAGAGCCGGTCACGCCCCAAGGAGTCCAAGCTTGCCCAGGACGGTCCGCTGCGCGAGTTCGTCGCGGACAAGCTTCGGGAACAGTGGTCACCTGAGCAGATCTGTCACGCTCTGCTCATCGAGTTCCCCGACGACGAGAGCATGCGGGTGAGTCCGGAGACGATCTACCAGGCGATCTACGTCCAGGCCCGTGGCGGGCTGCGCCGCGAGGTCGCGGTCGCACTGCGCACTGGGCGCACCCGCCGCAAGCCACACCGCGGTCCGCAGCAGCGCACCCGCCGCTTCGTCGACGAGATGGTGATGATCTCCCAACGACCCGCCGAGGTCGAGGACCGGGCGGTTCCCGGCCACTGGGAAGGCGATCTGATCGTCGGCCCCCGCAGCGAAAGCGCGATCGTGACTCTGGTCGAGCGCTCCACCCGCTACGTCCTGCTCGGGCACCTGCCCGGCGGACACACCGCCGAGGAAGTCCGTGACGTGCTGGTGCCCTTGATCCAAACCCTGCCCGCACACCTACGCGGCTCGCTGACCTGGGACCAGGGCTGCGAGATGGCCGCGCACAAGCAGTTCACCGTGGCCACGGGCGTGCCGGTCTACTTCTGCGACCCGCACTCACCCTGGCAACGCGGATCAAACGAGAACACCAACGGCCTGCTGCGGCAGTACTTCCCCAAGAGCACCGACCTGTCCGTGCACAGCCCCGAAGACCTCGAACACGTCGCGCAACGACTCAACAGCCGACCACGCAAAACGCTCGGCTGGCGAACCCCAGCCGAGCGCCTGCGTGATCTACTGACGACCACATAA
- a CDS encoding M1 family metallopeptidase, which translates to MRRVLTAATTALTLTTAGTMLAGTPGHAAPTGWGRPVVTAAPQPGAPGIGDSYYPDYGNGGYDVQHYDVRLRYDPATDLLTGTTTILATATADLSSFNLDFLLDVESVRVNGWAAGTSTAGVHELVVTPARTVTRGQQLTIVVRYSGVPSETLVGGYTGWTRTDDGALAVGEPESAWWWYPSNDHPLDKATFDISVSVPTGVEVISNGVQPRPPLAEAGNRTRWSWRTTSPTATYLAFLAIGQYDIVTDTTPGGQPVVNAYSTSLGELGPAARASIERTAEIVDWCAGIFGPYPFEAQGGVAGPPDGIAFALETQTRPVYGPGFWRRGANTYVVTHELAHQWFGDSVSVADWRHIWLNEGFATYAEWLWSEEQGEGTAQELFDFYYGSYPADSGFWQVLPGDPGADRIFDGAVYDRGAMALHQLRLAVGDDAFFEILPAWASEHRYGNGTIAQFQTLAERISGLDLDEVFTAWLFTAGRPDVASAARQAAPPAEPKSWAKIRESHHLLAH; encoded by the coding sequence GTGCGACGAGTCCTCACGGCGGCTACCACCGCCCTGACCCTCACCACCGCCGGCACCATGCTCGCCGGCACCCCAGGCCACGCCGCCCCGACCGGCTGGGGCCGTCCCGTCGTGACCGCCGCGCCGCAACCCGGCGCGCCCGGGATCGGCGACAGCTACTACCCCGACTACGGCAACGGCGGCTACGACGTCCAGCACTACGACGTCCGGCTGCGCTACGACCCGGCCACCGATTTGCTCACCGGCACCACCACCATCCTGGCCACCGCCACCGCCGACCTGTCGTCGTTCAACCTGGACTTCCTGCTCGACGTCGAGTCGGTCCGGGTCAACGGCTGGGCGGCGGGCACCAGCACCGCCGGCGTGCACGAGCTGGTGGTCACCCCGGCGCGTACGGTGACCCGGGGCCAGCAGCTCACCATCGTCGTGCGGTACTCGGGCGTCCCCTCGGAGACCCTGGTCGGCGGCTACACCGGCTGGACGCGTACCGACGACGGCGCCCTGGCGGTCGGCGAGCCCGAGTCGGCGTGGTGGTGGTACCCGAGCAACGACCACCCGCTGGACAAGGCCACCTTCGACATCTCCGTGTCGGTGCCCACCGGCGTCGAGGTGATCAGCAACGGCGTGCAGCCCAGGCCGCCGCTGGCCGAGGCGGGCAACCGCACCCGCTGGAGCTGGCGGACCACCTCCCCCACCGCGACCTACCTGGCGTTCCTGGCCATCGGCCAGTACGACATCGTCACCGACACCACCCCGGGCGGCCAGCCGGTGGTCAACGCGTACAGCACCTCCCTGGGTGAGCTCGGGCCGGCCGCGCGGGCCAGCATCGAGCGGACCGCCGAGATCGTCGACTGGTGCGCCGGGATCTTCGGCCCGTACCCGTTCGAGGCGCAGGGCGGCGTGGCCGGGCCGCCGGACGGCATCGCCTTCGCCCTGGAGACGCAGACCCGACCGGTGTACGGGCCGGGCTTCTGGCGACGCGGCGCCAACACCTACGTGGTGACGCACGAGCTGGCCCACCAGTGGTTCGGCGACTCGGTCTCGGTGGCCGACTGGCGGCACATCTGGCTCAACGAGGGCTTCGCCACGTACGCCGAGTGGCTGTGGTCCGAGGAGCAGGGCGAGGGCACCGCGCAGGAGCTGTTCGACTTCTACTACGGCAGCTACCCGGCCGACAGCGGGTTCTGGCAGGTGCTGCCCGGCGACCCGGGCGCCGACCGGATCTTCGACGGCGCCGTCTACGACCGGGGTGCCATGGCCCTGCACCAGCTGCGGCTGGCTGTCGGCGACGACGCGTTCTTCGAGATCCTGCCGGCGTGGGCCAGCGAGCACCGCTACGGCAACGGCACCATCGCGCAGTTCCAGACCCTCGCCGAGCGGATCTCCGGACTGGACCTGGACGAGGTGTTCACCGCCTGGCTGTTCACCGCCGGCCGACCCGACGTGGCCAGCGCCGCCCGCCAGGCGGCCCCGCCGGCCGAGCCGAAGTCCTGGGCGAAGATCCGCGAGTCGCACCACCTGCTGGCGCACTAG
- a CDS encoding glutamate synthase subunit beta, giving the protein MPDPNGFLRYDRRLPARRPVPVRISDWREVYPPAGEELIREQATRCMDCGIPFCHDGCPLGNRIPDWNDLVRTGNWDAAVESLHATNNFPEFTGRLCPAPCEAACVLGISGGQPVTIKQVEVEIADAAAARGFTPRPVPAPSGRSVAVVGSGPAGLAAAQQLARAGHAVTVYERDDAIGGLLRYGIPDFKLEKRHIDARLAQLAAEGVRFRTGVDVGVDVTAEQLRAEHDAVLLTCGALQGRDTPETPGRALRGVHQAMAHLVAANRAVAAAATGQPGEGRPATAALPDGTPIDAAGKHVVIIGGGDTAADCLGVAHRQGAAGVHQLDLYPQPPQTRDEARDPWPTWPWILRSYPAHEEGGERVFAVAVQEFVDDGTGQVRAVRIAEVTVEKVDGRRVVTVVPGSERELPADLVLLAIGFEGTEQQPLLAQFGVVRNARGAIDARDDWQTDADGVFVAGDMHRGASLIVWAIAEGRAAAAAIHTYLGGVGALPAPVGPRAQALAAR; this is encoded by the coding sequence GTGCCTGACCCGAACGGTTTCCTGCGCTACGACCGGCGGCTGCCGGCCCGCCGCCCGGTGCCGGTGCGGATCAGCGACTGGCGGGAGGTGTACCCGCCGGCCGGCGAGGAGTTGATCCGCGAGCAGGCCACCCGGTGCATGGACTGCGGCATCCCGTTCTGCCACGACGGCTGCCCGCTGGGCAACCGCATCCCGGACTGGAACGACCTGGTCCGCACCGGCAACTGGGACGCCGCTGTGGAGTCGCTGCACGCCACCAACAACTTCCCGGAGTTCACCGGCCGGCTCTGCCCGGCGCCCTGCGAGGCGGCGTGCGTGCTCGGCATCTCCGGCGGCCAGCCGGTCACCATCAAGCAGGTCGAGGTGGAGATCGCCGACGCCGCGGCGGCGCGCGGGTTCACGCCCCGCCCGGTGCCGGCGCCGTCCGGCCGGTCGGTCGCCGTCGTCGGGTCCGGGCCCGCCGGCCTGGCCGCCGCCCAGCAACTGGCCCGCGCCGGTCACGCGGTGACGGTGTACGAGCGCGACGACGCGATCGGCGGCCTGCTCCGGTACGGCATCCCCGATTTCAAGTTGGAGAAGCGGCACATCGACGCCCGGCTCGCCCAGCTCGCCGCCGAGGGGGTGCGCTTCCGCACCGGCGTCGACGTCGGAGTGGACGTCACCGCCGAACAGTTGCGCGCCGAGCACGACGCGGTGCTCCTGACCTGCGGCGCGTTGCAGGGTCGGGACACCCCGGAGACCCCCGGGCGGGCGCTGCGGGGCGTACACCAGGCGATGGCGCATCTCGTCGCGGCGAACCGCGCGGTCGCCGCCGCGGCCACCGGCCAGCCCGGCGAGGGCCGGCCGGCCACCGCGGCACTGCCGGACGGCACACCGATCGACGCGGCCGGCAAGCACGTCGTGATCATCGGTGGCGGCGACACGGCGGCCGACTGCCTCGGTGTCGCGCACCGGCAGGGCGCCGCCGGCGTACACCAGCTCGACCTCTACCCGCAGCCGCCCCAGACGCGCGACGAGGCGCGGGACCCGTGGCCGACCTGGCCGTGGATCCTGCGCAGCTACCCGGCGCACGAGGAGGGTGGCGAGCGGGTCTTCGCGGTGGCGGTGCAGGAGTTCGTGGACGACGGCACCGGCCAGGTGCGGGCGGTACGGATCGCCGAGGTGACGGTCGAGAAGGTGGACGGACGCCGGGTGGTGACGGTGGTTCCGGGCTCCGAGCGGGAGCTGCCGGCCGACCTGGTGCTGCTGGCCATCGGCTTCGAGGGCACCGAGCAGCAGCCGTTGCTGGCCCAGTTCGGGGTGGTCCGCAACGCCCGGGGCGCCATCGACGCCCGTGACGACTGGCAGACCGACGCCGACGGCGTGTTCGTGGCCGGTGACATGCACCGGGGCGCCTCGCTGATCGTCTGGGCCATCGCCGAGGGGCGTGCGGCGGCCGCCGCCATCCACACCTATCTGGGCGGTGTCGGCGCGTTGCCGGCCCCGGTGGGTCCGCGCGCGCAGGCTCTCGCGGCGCGCTGA
- the gltB gene encoding glutamate synthase large subunit, whose product MSPTPDSRPSAQGLYDPAQEHDACGVAFVADLHGRRSHGVVANGLGALCRLDHRGARGAEPNTGDGAGIMIQVPDAFLRAVADVPLPPAGEYATGLVFLPDDDTAEARARQVVEKYALVEGADLLGWREVPTDPSDLGETALAAMPRVRQLFLAARRLTDTPDGPAGSPLRGIELDRVAFCLRKQAERETAERGVPAYFPSLSSRTMVYKGMLTPDQLPAYYPDLRDERVDSAIALVHSRFSTNTFPSWPLAHPYRFIAHNGEINTIRGNRNWMQAREALLRSPNLPGNIRRVFPVCTPGASDSANFDEVLELLHLAGRSLPHAVLMMIPEAWENDPGMEPGKRAFYRFHASLMEPWDGPASVAFTDGEIVGAVLDRNGLRPGRWWQTDDGLVVLGSEAGVLDLDPAHVVAKGRLQPGRMFLVDTVAGRIVHDEEIKSELAAAQPYAEWLHAGLIELDDLPAREHIVYTHDSVRRRQQTFGYTEEELKILLGPMARTGAEPLGSMGTDTPIAPLSTRPRLLYDYFHQLFAQVTNPPLDAIREELVTSLASTIGPEGNLLDPGAASCRQIVLPHPILDNDELAKILSIDEDGDLPGFKAVRVSGLYRIREGAAGIKARLTEICRHVSEAIEDGVRILVLSDRDSNADLAPIPSLLLTAAVHQHLVREQTRTQAALVVESGDCREVHHAAVLIGYGAAAVNPYLAFESVEDMIHTGRLAGVEPAAAVRNYAKALGKGVLKVMSKMGISTVSSYCGAQVFEAVGLETRLVERYFRGTPSRIGGVGLAGVHAEVAARHALAWPPAGTATSNRLEVGGEYQWRREGELHLFNPETVFLLQHATRSRQYDVFRQYTAKVDALAAQAGSLRGLFTLRTGVRPAVPIEEVEPATEIVKRFATGAMSYGSISAEAHETLAIAMNRLGGKSNTGEGGEDVERLHDPVRRSAVKQIASGRFGVTSEYLVNADDLQIKMAQGAKPGEGGQLPGNKVWPWVARTRHATPGVGLISPPPHHDIYSIEDLAQLVHDLKCVNPAARVHVKLVSEVGVGTVAAGVAKLKADVILISGHDGGTGASPMNSLKHAGTPWELGLAEAQQTLLLNKLRDRVTVQVDGQLKTGRDVLIAALLGAEEFGFATAPLIVEGCVMMRVCHLDTCPVGIATQNPVLRERFTGKPEFVENFFLFLAEEVRGYLADLGFRSIEEAIGQSELLDVAPAVSHWKAHGLDLSPVLHLPEVPADAARRGVRAQDHGLEQALDNELIALAGPALTDGSPVRVEVAVRNEHRSVGAMLGGEVTRRFGGAGLPEDTIEFVLRGTAGQSFGAFLPRGVTLRLHGDANDYVGKGLSGGRLVVRPDAAAPFLDPDAEPGRRAEDQIIAGNTILYGATAGEVFLRGRVGERFAVRNSGAVAVVEGVGDHGCEYMTGGTVVVLGATGRNFAAGMSGGTAFVHRLDRDRVNAELVDLTPLGEQEQALLHELVQRHVAETGSAVAEELLKRWPEAVTEFTAVVPRDYRRVLEIMRAAEAAGRDVDDAVMGALSAPVAPVPPAPRVAAQEVARA is encoded by the coding sequence GTGTCCCCCACGCCTGATTCCCGCCCGTCCGCCCAGGGCCTCTACGACCCGGCGCAGGAGCACGACGCCTGTGGGGTGGCCTTCGTGGCGGACCTGCACGGCCGGCGCTCGCACGGGGTCGTCGCCAACGGGCTGGGCGCGCTCTGTCGACTGGACCACCGGGGCGCCCGCGGCGCGGAGCCGAACACCGGCGATGGCGCGGGCATCATGATCCAGGTGCCTGACGCGTTCCTGCGCGCGGTCGCCGACGTGCCGCTCCCCCCGGCCGGCGAGTACGCCACCGGCCTGGTCTTCCTCCCGGACGACGACACGGCCGAGGCGCGCGCCCGCCAGGTGGTCGAGAAGTACGCGTTGGTCGAGGGCGCCGACCTGCTCGGGTGGCGGGAGGTGCCGACCGACCCGAGCGACCTGGGGGAGACCGCCCTGGCGGCGATGCCCCGGGTCCGTCAGCTCTTCCTCGCCGCGCGCCGGCTCACCGACACGCCCGACGGGCCGGCCGGCTCCCCGCTGCGCGGCATCGAACTGGACCGGGTGGCGTTCTGCCTGCGTAAGCAGGCCGAGCGGGAGACCGCCGAGCGGGGCGTCCCGGCGTACTTCCCGTCGCTGTCCAGCCGCACCATGGTCTACAAGGGCATGCTGACGCCCGACCAGTTGCCGGCCTACTACCCGGACCTGCGCGACGAGCGGGTGGACAGCGCCATCGCGCTGGTGCACTCCCGCTTCTCCACGAACACGTTCCCGTCCTGGCCGCTGGCGCACCCGTACCGGTTCATCGCCCACAACGGCGAGATCAACACGATCCGGGGCAACCGGAACTGGATGCAGGCGCGCGAGGCGTTGTTGCGCTCGCCGAACCTGCCCGGCAACATCCGGCGGGTCTTCCCGGTCTGCACGCCCGGCGCCTCCGACTCGGCGAACTTCGACGAGGTGCTGGAGCTGCTGCACCTGGCCGGCCGCAGCCTGCCGCACGCGGTGCTGATGATGATCCCCGAGGCGTGGGAGAACGACCCCGGCATGGAGCCGGGCAAGCGGGCCTTCTACCGCTTCCACGCGAGCCTGATGGAGCCGTGGGACGGGCCGGCGTCGGTGGCCTTCACCGACGGCGAGATCGTCGGCGCGGTGCTGGACCGCAACGGGCTGCGCCCGGGGCGCTGGTGGCAGACCGACGACGGGCTCGTGGTGCTCGGCTCCGAGGCGGGCGTGCTGGATCTCGACCCGGCCCACGTGGTGGCGAAGGGGCGCCTCCAGCCGGGTCGGATGTTCCTGGTCGACACCGTCGCGGGTCGGATCGTGCACGACGAGGAGATCAAGTCCGAGCTGGCCGCCGCCCAGCCGTACGCGGAGTGGCTGCACGCCGGTCTGATCGAGCTGGACGACCTGCCGGCCCGCGAACACATCGTCTACACCCACGACTCGGTGCGCCGCCGGCAGCAGACCTTCGGCTACACCGAGGAGGAGCTGAAGATCCTGCTCGGGCCGATGGCCCGCACCGGCGCCGAGCCGCTCGGTTCGATGGGCACGGACACCCCGATCGCGCCGCTGTCCACCCGGCCTCGGCTGCTCTACGACTACTTCCACCAGCTCTTCGCCCAGGTGACGAACCCGCCGCTGGACGCCATCCGCGAGGAGTTGGTGACCAGCCTGGCGTCCACCATCGGGCCGGAGGGCAACCTGCTCGACCCGGGCGCGGCGAGCTGCCGGCAGATCGTGCTTCCGCACCCGATCCTCGACAACGACGAGCTGGCCAAGATCCTCTCCATCGACGAGGACGGCGACCTGCCCGGCTTCAAGGCGGTCCGGGTGTCCGGGCTGTACCGCATCCGCGAGGGCGCCGCCGGGATCAAGGCCCGGCTGACCGAGATCTGCCGGCACGTGTCCGAGGCGATCGAGGACGGCGTCCGCATCCTGGTGCTCTCCGACCGGGACTCCAACGCCGACCTGGCGCCGATCCCGTCCCTGCTGCTCACCGCCGCCGTGCACCAGCACCTGGTCCGTGAGCAGACCCGGACGCAGGCGGCGCTGGTCGTGGAGTCCGGCGACTGCCGGGAGGTGCACCACGCGGCGGTGCTGATCGGCTACGGCGCCGCGGCGGTGAACCCGTACCTGGCGTTCGAGTCGGTGGAAGACATGATCCACACCGGCAGGTTGGCCGGGGTGGAACCGGCCGCCGCGGTGCGCAACTACGCCAAGGCGCTCGGCAAGGGCGTCCTGAAGGTCATGTCGAAGATGGGCATCTCGACCGTCTCGTCGTACTGCGGGGCGCAGGTCTTCGAGGCTGTCGGTCTGGAGACCCGCCTGGTCGAACGGTATTTCCGGGGCACGCCCAGCCGGATCGGCGGGGTGGGGCTTGCCGGTGTGCACGCCGAGGTGGCCGCCCGGCACGCGTTGGCCTGGCCACCGGCCGGCACCGCCACCTCCAACCGGCTGGAGGTCGGCGGCGAGTACCAGTGGCGGCGCGAGGGCGAGCTGCACCTGTTCAACCCGGAGACGGTCTTCCTGCTGCAACACGCCACCCGCAGCCGCCAGTACGACGTCTTCCGGCAGTACACGGCGAAGGTCGACGCGCTCGCCGCGCAGGCCGGCTCGCTGCGCGGGCTGTTCACCCTGCGCACCGGGGTCCGGCCGGCGGTGCCGATCGAGGAGGTCGAGCCGGCCACCGAGATCGTCAAGCGGTTCGCCACCGGGGCGATGTCGTACGGCTCGATCTCCGCGGAGGCGCACGAGACGCTCGCCATCGCGATGAACCGGCTCGGCGGCAAGTCCAACACCGGTGAGGGCGGCGAGGACGTCGAGCGGCTGCACGACCCGGTCCGCCGCTCGGCGGTCAAGCAGATCGCCAGCGGTCGGTTCGGGGTGACGAGCGAATACCTCGTCAACGCCGACGACCTCCAGATCAAGATGGCCCAGGGCGCCAAGCCGGGCGAGGGCGGTCAACTGCCCGGCAACAAGGTCTGGCCGTGGGTCGCCCGTACCCGCCACGCCACCCCCGGCGTGGGTCTGATCTCCCCGCCACCGCACCACGACATCTACTCCATCGAGGACCTCGCCCAGTTGGTGCACGACCTCAAGTGCGTCAATCCGGCCGCCCGGGTGCACGTCAAGCTGGTCAGCGAGGTCGGCGTCGGCACCGTCGCCGCCGGCGTGGCGAAGCTCAAGGCGGACGTCATCCTGATCTCCGGGCACGACGGCGGCACCGGCGCGTCCCCGATGAACTCGCTGAAGCACGCCGGCACGCCGTGGGAGCTGGGGCTGGCCGAGGCGCAGCAGACGTTGCTGCTCAACAAGCTGCGCGACCGGGTCACCGTGCAGGTCGACGGCCAGCTCAAGACCGGCCGGGACGTGCTGATCGCGGCGCTGCTCGGCGCGGAGGAGTTCGGCTTCGCCACCGCTCCGCTGATCGTCGAGGGCTGCGTGATGATGCGCGTCTGTCACCTGGACACCTGCCCGGTCGGCATCGCCACCCAGAACCCGGTGCTGCGGGAGCGGTTCACCGGCAAGCCGGAGTTCGTGGAGAACTTCTTCCTCTTCCTCGCCGAGGAGGTCCGGGGCTACCTGGCCGACCTGGGCTTCCGGTCGATCGAGGAGGCGATCGGGCAGTCCGAGCTGCTCGACGTGGCCCCGGCGGTCTCGCACTGGAAGGCGCACGGGCTGGACCTGTCACCCGTCCTGCACCTGCCGGAGGTGCCCGCCGACGCCGCCCGTCGTGGTGTCCGCGCCCAGGACCACGGCCTGGAGCAGGCTCTGGACAACGAGCTGATCGCGCTGGCCGGTCCGGCCCTGACCGACGGGTCGCCGGTGCGGGTCGAGGTGGCGGTGCGCAACGAGCACCGCAGCGTCGGCGCGATGCTCGGTGGGGAGGTGACCCGCCGCTTCGGCGGCGCCGGCCTGCCCGAGGACACCATCGAGTTCGTGCTGCGCGGCACGGCCGGGCAGTCGTTCGGCGCGTTCCTGCCGCGTGGGGTGACGCTGCGTCTGCACGGCGACGCCAACGACTACGTGGGCAAGGGCCTCTCCGGTGGGCGGCTCGTCGTCCGCCCGGACGCCGCCGCGCCGTTCCTCGACCCGGACGCCGAGCCGGGCCGGCGGGCCGAGGACCAGATCATCGCCGGCAACACCATCCTGTACGGGGCCACGGCCGGCGAGGTCTTCCTGCGCGGTCGGGTGGGGGAGCGGTTCGCGGTGCGCAACTCCGGCGCCGTCGCCGTCGTCGAGGGTGTCGGTGACCACGGCTGCGAGTACATGACCGGCGGCACCGTGGTGGTGCTCGGCGCGACCGGCCGCAACTTCGCGGCGGGCATGTCCGGCGGCACGGCGTTCGTGCACCGGCTGGACCGCGACCGGGTCAACGCGGAGCTCGTCGACCTGACGCCGCTCGGCGAGCAGGAGCAGGCGCTGCTGCACGAGCTGGTCCAACGGCACGTGGCCGAGACCGGCTCGGCGGTCGCCGAGGAGTTGCTCAAGCGGTGGCCGGAGGCGGTCACCGAGTTCACCGCGGTGGTCCCCCGCGACTACCGCCGGGTGCTGGAGATCATGCGGGCCGCCGAAGCCGCCGGCCGCGACGTCGACGACGCGGTCATGGGCGCGCTGAGCGCGCCGGTCGCGCCGGTGCCGCCCGCCCCGCGGGTGGCGGCCCAGGAGGTGGCACGTGCCTGA
- a CDS encoding GNAT family N-acetyltransferase, producing the protein MEPRHKHVFDRLEHFYDAVPRDVAGAEEHGGLVLFVREHVGWPFYARPRIDATEPPSLADVMAVRERQRKLGLPEAFEWVHETTPELLAVARSAGLSVLEAPLMVLDPSALPDPATLTDAAIRVLAADSPGFAADVAARRAVATVSFAAAGTAPGPAGPAERDAAVTELELAALDEERARIADGRRISVLAGTPDEGALASGMAMRVGDVAEIAGVATLPAARRRGLGAAVTATLARELRAAGTDLVFLSAGSEDIARVYLRVGFRRIGTACIAEPAALIP; encoded by the coding sequence GTGGAGCCGCGACACAAGCACGTCTTCGACCGGTTGGAGCACTTCTACGACGCGGTACCCCGCGACGTCGCCGGTGCGGAGGAGCATGGCGGGCTGGTGCTGTTCGTCCGCGAGCACGTCGGCTGGCCGTTCTACGCCCGCCCGAGGATCGACGCCACCGAGCCGCCGTCCCTGGCCGACGTGATGGCGGTCCGCGAACGGCAGCGCAAGCTGGGCCTGCCGGAAGCCTTCGAATGGGTGCACGAGACGACCCCCGAGCTGCTGGCGGTGGCCCGCTCGGCGGGGCTCTCCGTGCTGGAGGCGCCGCTGATGGTGCTGGACCCGAGCGCGCTGCCCGACCCGGCGACGCTCACCGACGCGGCGATCCGGGTGCTGGCCGCCGACTCCCCCGGCTTCGCCGCCGACGTCGCCGCCCGACGCGCCGTGGCCACCGTGTCGTTCGCCGCCGCCGGCACCGCTCCCGGTCCGGCCGGACCGGCCGAGCGCGACGCCGCCGTCACCGAACTCGAACTCGCCGCGCTGGACGAGGAGCGCGCCCGCATCGCCGACGGCCGGCGAATCTCCGTGCTGGCCGGCACACCGGACGAGGGCGCGCTGGCCAGCGGCATGGCGATGCGGGTGGGCGACGTCGCGGAGATCGCCGGGGTGGCCACCCTGCCGGCCGCCCGGCGACGCGGCCTGGGCGCCGCGGTCACCGCCACCCTGGCCCGGGAACTCCGCGCCGCCGGCACCGACCTGGTCTTCCTCTCGGCGGGCAGCGAGGACATCGCGCGGGTCTACCTGCGGGTCGGCTTCCGTCGCATCGGCACCGCCTGCATCGCCGAGCCCGCCGCCCTGATCCCCTGA
- a CDS encoding NAD(P)/FAD-dependent oxidoreductase translates to MRSAVVVGAGVGGLAVAGALARSGWQVTVLERAERVRPEPTAVVLWPNGVRALQALGLGAGLAAIATPLSDGGVRRPDGHWLVQPRPVPADRMPVVVHREDLHDALIAGLGDRVELRTGVTVRHVRVEPGHRPGVSDGRHTIEADLVVAADGTDSGIRRQLAPESRVVSSGCAAWRAVIPWYQAPRLPDDQPLAGEILGAGYRFVAASLGERGSSGGSSRGGIYWVATAAGAPRPEPPETQLALLRRWYAGWPAPVGALLDATDPADLVQQEVRELRPLPRAYGFPVGPGGVVLLGDAAHAMPPHLGQGACLAFEDAATLASLLREARLPDAVQAYDRVRRPRAATVVRQTRRMSAVLQTRGRLALRARDAALGTINTRLLSSAAASAAQWRPPA, encoded by the coding sequence ATGCGAAGCGCGGTGGTGGTCGGCGCAGGGGTCGGTGGCCTCGCGGTGGCCGGCGCGCTCGCCCGCTCCGGCTGGCAGGTGACGGTGCTGGAACGCGCCGAGCGGGTCCGTCCCGAGCCGACCGCCGTGGTGCTCTGGCCCAACGGCGTCCGGGCGCTCCAGGCTCTCGGCCTCGGCGCCGGCCTCGCCGCCATCGCCACGCCGCTGTCCGACGGCGGGGTCCGTCGCCCGGACGGGCACTGGCTGGTGCAACCCCGGCCCGTGCCGGCCGACCGGATGCCGGTCGTGGTGCACCGGGAGGACCTGCACGACGCCCTGATCGCCGGTCTCGGCGACCGGGTCGAGCTGCGGACCGGGGTGACGGTGCGGCACGTCCGCGTCGAGCCCGGTCACCGACCGGGGGTCAGCGACGGGCGGCACACCATCGAGGCCGACCTGGTCGTCGCCGCCGACGGCACGGACAGCGGCATCCGCCGGCAACTCGCCCCGGAGTCCCGGGTGGTCAGCTCCGGGTGCGCCGCCTGGCGGGCCGTCATCCCCTGGTACCAGGCGCCCCGACTGCCCGACGACCAACCGCTGGCCGGCGAGATCCTCGGCGCGGGCTACCGGTTCGTGGCCGCCTCGCTCGGCGAGCGGGGATCCTCCGGTGGTTCCAGCCGGGGTGGCATCTACTGGGTGGCCACCGCCGCCGGCGCGCCCCGCCCGGAACCTCCGGAGACCCAGCTCGCGCTGCTGCGCCGCTGGTACGCGGGCTGGCCCGCCCCGGTCGGCGCGCTGCTCGACGCCACCGATCCGGCCGACCTGGTGCAGCAGGAGGTGCGCGAGCTGCGCCCGCTGCCCCGGGCGTACGGCTTCCCGGTCGGGCCGGGTGGGGTGGTGCTGCTCGGCGACGCGGCGCACGCCATGCCGCCGCACCTCGGTCAGGGCGCCTGCCTGGCGTTCGAGGACGCCGCCACGCTCGCGTCGCTGCTGCGAGAGGCGCGGCTGCCCGACGCCGTGCAGGCGTACGACCGGGTGCGTCGCCCCCGGGCCGCGACGGTGGTCCGGCAGACCCGGCGGATGTCGGCGGTGTTGCAGACCCGGGGCCGGTTGGCGCTGCGCGCCCGGGACGCCGCGCTGGGCACGATCAACACCCGACTGCTGTCCAGCGCCGCCGCGTCCGCCGCGCAGTGGCGCCCGCCGGCCTGA